The Cryptomeria japonica chromosome 2, Sugi_1.0, whole genome shotgun sequence region GCCTTTGTCTTGCTTTTCTCGTCATCAATAGTCACTTTTAACACCATTTTCTGCAAATTTTGAGCAGAGATTAAGATTTTAAtatggaaatggaaatggaaatttAAGTTTTTTTTGGATAGTTTATAATGGAATAATCTGTCATTGGATCTATGTGACTTctttttgaaaaatcaaattatAAGATTTGAATTTGTGAtctttctttaaaaaataaaaattataagatTTGAACTTGTGATCTTTTTTGAAAAGTAAAATTTGTAAGATTTGAATTTGTGAACTCTCTTTGAAAAGTAGAAACTGTAAGATTTGAACAAGTAGAAATTATAAGATTTGAATTTATAGCTTTCTTTTGAAAAGTAGAAATCGTAAGACTTAAATTCGATCTCTTTTTAACAAGTAGAAATTGTAAGATTTGAATTTGTGACCTGTATTTGAAGAGTAGAAATTGTAAGATTTGAATCTATAAACTCTCTTTAAAAGAAAAATTGTAAGATTTAAACTTGTGATCTTCCATTAAAACAAGAATTCTTAAAATTTAAACTTATAAATATTCTTTAATACAAATTTTTACTATTAAATAACTTAAGAAAATACCTTCCTTTTGGTAATTAGAAAAGGGTTTTGCTCACAGAAGTCGGCGAAGCTGTCTACTCTGCTGCAGAACTTTCAGGATCCGTATAAAGAAATCCCAAGACTTGGGAGTATAATCatttttgagtttgggagatgATTAAATAGAATGTATAGCGCAGCTTGCTGTTCTTCGTGGAAAGCCCCTGTAATAATGCCGCTTAATCAATTATTGTTTTTGTGATGTCGTGGTTTAGAGACAGCCTGTGGGCAGACAGAGACACTTCCCTCATGGGATTGAACAATTATTATAATCCAATCTATCAAGAATTCAATTGAGGGTTCAAATTTATTTGAGAGCAATTACGAGGAAAGTACTAAATTGACTTGCGAGGCTAAAATCCAATCTTAAAAATTTTCGTCGTTTCCGGGCATTTTAAATCACGTAAAGTTAAAAAAATTTTGTGGACTTGCTCGAAGAGGACAAAATTTAGTGACGTCTGCAAAGCCGTGTAGATGTTGATGCGTGAGAGTCATGGCCGCCGCCATTTACTAAACCTCTCAAGCGTTTGTTAAGGTAAAGTCAAACATGGACTATGTTGTCactcctaaaaaaaaatcaaactcagtCCCTTTGAAGTTTTTGAGTGGGCATCGAAAATGATTAAGTCAATTTGTGAAGgagagaattttattttttttaattggttAGATTTGAAGGACGAGCATTAAAAAAGGAAATTAAGATAAGAATGAAGACAATTGAAtacaattattttgattattttttataatgATTTAGTGAATATAAAAAATATGATTATGTAGGTTATGTCAAACATAGAGAAGTCTAGAGAAAGGATTCAATAGTTGAGTGCATTCCAATGGTTGTGATAGAATTTgttgatttaatatttaatatttttgtcaatattgcaccaatagttgtgactttaaatttgttatagtgatgatgactacccataattgaatgaaatgtatccttAAGCACTAAAAAGCAatgaatcatgtgatgccacatcaacgcaAAAGTGTCAATTTCACTTTTTCACAATTATCGATCTCTTTTtttggggggttgttttggacaccttgacaaaaagcatgttgatgtaacatcatatttgatgatgtggccttgaaaccttagttataagtaggggacttgccaagtaagttgttaTAAAAAATTGAGTGTGATTTGAAATTTCCGCGTAAGATTTTGAGGAgcatgaagttagggtgctcaactactaggtcctctcccctaATGTAGTTACAATAATAAATGGAATTTGCATAAATATGGAGCATTGGAGAGTGAAATGGAAaattattagtaattatttttttatgaaatatggAATTAGTATctaaatagaataaaaaaatatatttttatatataaaataaatattttaaagtcatttgaattgaacataaaaattaaagaaaaaatttcaAGTACACAAAACTtactaaaatttaatttctattttattaatgaaattatatattattaaactCATGTAGTTTCCACAGTTCATGAAGATTAATAGTAGTCTTCTTGATTGAGCTGGGTATAGATTTTTCTCATGAACATTTGAGAACatgctccatgatccatcatcaaaatgaaaaacataaagAACAGAAACTACCTAGAAAAGATGAGACCTATAAAAGATGAGAAAGACACTGAAAATAGTCTTAAATTCGCCCAGTTTCAGTAAAACATGACATCAGGAACTAAAAGCTGGGTACGATTACGGCACAGAACAAAATACTAGATCACAGTGCACACTTCTCCGCCAAATTTCTGCTGTTTTTAATTAAGTTACTTTTTTTTCCGACAGCTCGTACGGTTATTTACCGTACAAACTAATATGGCAGAGAGATTATGTAAGCACTTAAGCTCTAACAAGAAGTCGGGGGAATCCGTCCTTGGAAAACAGAGCTAAAAAATAAAGCTCAGAATTTATGAGATGGTACAGGCATTCGGATTCTCGGCACTGACATAACTGTAACCATTATTATAAGGCGGGTAGACATAAACAACTTTTGGGGTTTCTGGTTTTTTCTCATCTTTCttctcatccttcttctcttcttttttctccTCCTTGGCGGGACCCACGCTGAGCAGCTCTGCGTTGCCAAATCCGAATTTCCTGAGTCTTCCGGCGACAGACACTGGATCTGCTTCCCCAATTACAGTGATCTTGTTATCCTTCATCTCCACAGCCACAGAATCCACCCCTGCAATGCAAATTTCCATTCATCAGATCATGTAGCAGAATAaatctagggttagggtttcaaaGCGAAAAGAAAAATGCAGGCAGCATACCTTCAACCTCTGCAACCACTTTGAGGgcctttctctttcttttctcgTCCTCAATTGTCACTTTTAACACCATTTTCTGCAAATTTTGAACAGATTGTTAAAAAGATTTTATCATGAACGAATTGAGGAACATAAATCAGAAATTAGCAAGCAGTAGGACGTACCTTCATTTTGGTGTCTTGGAAAAGGGTTTTGCTCACAGAAATTGATGAGGCTCTCTGCTCTGCCGCGGAGCTTTTGCGATCCGTATAAAGGAATCCCAAGACTTGGAGTACGATTATTGTGGGGTTTGGGTGATGAATAAATAGAATTTTTAGCGAGCATTTTGCTGTTCTTCGCGGAAACCCCTAAATGAATAATGGTTTTTTGTCATGGCTTGATTTCGGGACAGCTGTGGTTAGACAGGAGACCCGTCCTTCACGGAACTGAAGGATTATTACAATCCAACTTATTAAGAAGTCAATTCGGGATTCAGATTGAATTGAGAGCAATTACGAAGAAAGTACCTGAAAACTAAAATCCAGTCTCTTAAATTTTCGACGCCTTCCTGGAATTCTCCAAGTCGCGTAaattaaagatttggtggacttaACGAACCTGAAGGGAATATTTAGTGACGTTTACGAAGCCGTGTAATTGTTGACCAGAGAATTGTGAGAGTCGCGGGCGCCGTCATCTACTAAAAGTGGAATTTTAATAAGCACATGTTAGATTTCAAAAAACTAGTAGAGACTAGTTACGGGTTGAGGTAAAACTCAAACATGGACTATTTTATCATTTCTTCTAcgcttcattctagcttattttaattttttaaaattcaatcCTCTAATGTTTATTAGATTTGAAGATCAAGCAATAAGTAAACAAGAGAAAGGAAATTTAGCTGTAAGATTTGAAATCAAGTAAATAAACACGTAGTTTGAGAGAAGAGTAAAGATAATTCAATGTAATTGTTTAcgctaattttttattatatttaattggaAACGTCTAAGTTACTCTCCATTTTTCAATTACCGTTCAATCCTTGCTCACTTCAGCCTTCAAATAACTTTTGCATTATAACTAATAGAAAACTTTTTCACTATATGTTTCTTGGTATCCAGTTATATGAGCTACATAATTTATTGATGAAAGTCTAGCTTATTTCTTAGGTCTAGGTTATACTCTAATTGAAAAGTGCTTGTCCAATTGTTGTTAAGATAGTAGGGGTTATCAAAGATCTAAGTCTTACTCTTCATGAATGTCCCAACCTTTTTATAGATCAAGATATTTTTGTCATTAACCCCTCCCCATACTTTTCTATATGCCTTTCTAGAGATTTTATGGCCAAGATAATGGGATGTGTATCTTTAGATTTGAAGATCAAGTAATAAATAAACAGAGAGGAGGAAATTTAGTTCTTACATTTGAAGATCAAGCAATAAATAAACAACTGATTAGGAAATTTTGTTGTTAGATTTGAGATCAAGTAAATAAACATCTAGTTTGAGAGAAGAGTAAAGATTATTCAATGCAATTGTTTTcactaattttttattatatttaagggGAAAGGTTCAAGTTACTCTCCATTTTCCAATAGATGTTCACTCCTTGCTCACCTCAGCGCCCAAAAACTTTTGCATTATAACTAATAGAAAACTTTTTAAAGTCTAGTAATTTTTTGCAAATGCACTAATCACCTAATGCATCTAAGCAGTCACTAGAGAAGAAAACGAAGATGATCATAGGTTCACAATAGTTGGAGCATAATTTGATATACAAATAGACATCATGGAGGCCCAAAGACAACATGTGAATCTTGTGGTAGGCATGATATCCTAGATAACCAAGCAAATAGGCAAGGGTTTGATAGTgatcaataaattatttattttttaaagaaaagacaTACTTTTTTGTTAGAAATTAGTCTTTATAACAAGAAACATATGGTGGTTAGATCTATTAACTAAATGCCAAAAAATTACTAAAAATTCTCATTACTGTAGAAGGTATCTTTAATTCATATGTTTATTCTAGAGATAAGAAGATGAACTTGGTTAACAAAGGAGATCACTTGGTTGTGACAGAGGACAGTTTTTTGAAATTGGGAGAGGTATTCTTTAAATCTAAATAAATATATTTCAATAGAATTTGTTAATTTTATGATGATGTGTTTGCGTGGACTTATAAAGATCTTAaaattttttattctattttaaatcCCAACACATAATTGAGTCAGACCCCAACATGAAGCCAAATAGGCAAAAACATGGCATGTTAATCCCAATATTGAGCTACTAATGAGGAAATAATTGACCAAACTTATAGATTCCAGTATAgtcttgttacaagtgcggttgtcgttgcaccaaaagatcgacctgttaatgcccaatacaaccactagacttatagaatccacacgaggtggttaagtcatgtcacaaactCAAGCACTGCGTTgcacatcacaaggagaccaagggcacacatctTGTAACAAGTCTTTCCCATCAAGCATTCCCCTTAAGTGGAAAACTCAGTTCCATTGAGAAAAAAGAATGAGTTTACTTAAGAGACCTCAATAGGGCCACCATCAAAGGCCATTATCCTCTCCCCTTCTTTGAACAAATTCTACAAAGGTAAGTGGTTCATTAAGGTTTTTTTTCTTGCATGGGTATTCAAGTTATAACTAGATTTTAATCAAGGAACCATACTAGTATAAGAATGCATTTACCACCAAATAGGTAATTTTTCCATATAGTAAGATACCTTTTGGAATCATTAATGCTAGTGCAACATTTTAGAGGGTAGTGAAttcattttttaatagttttttagaTGACATATTTTTGGTCTATTTTGATGGTATCACTATATTTTTCAAGCATGCAAGTGATAATTTCAATCATCTTGAGAAAAAATTCATGAGGCGTAGggaatatggtgtgtccttgaaccccaaGAAGTGTGTATTTGTTACTTAACTAAGGTAAAATTTTGGGGCACATAGTCTCAAAGGAGGGTCTCATCATTTACCCAAAAAAATGTAGAGGTTATTTTGTCTCCTCCCCTTCTTAGTCACAATAAAGGTATATAAAGCTTCTTAGGAAGAATACATTTCAAATGTGAGGAGGTTTATTACAAATAtttattcattagtgaaacctCTCATAAAGAAAATAATTGTATATAGCTATAGAAAAGAGGAGAAAGAAATTTTGAAGCCATCATGCAATTAATTGTATAGACTCCAACACTTACCAATTTCTATTAGTTAAAATTAAAAATTCAACTTCTAATTATTTTTGCCTTGATTTTTGTCTAGTTGCATGGCCTTGAACAAAGAAAATTATTATCACATTATTGTTTTTTGAGGCTAAGTATCAAATTCTAGTTCTTGTTAGCCATGAGGCTTTATGGCTTTGACAACTTATGACAGAGTTTTATCTACCAGTTGGTCATCCTAATATTCTTTGCTATGATAACCAAATTACCATTCACATTTTATGAAACCCATTAGAGCATTAGAGGATGAAGCACACCAAGATAAACATGCATTTCTTTTGAAAAATTATCCATGATGGGTTCTCTCTTTAGAGTATTTTAATAATTAGGAGCAAGTTGCAAACATCCTTCCTAAACCTTTAGATACCTTGATATCTCGAGTTTCAACATATGCTTGGGATGAAGGAGGTTGTCCTTAAGGGGTCTTCAGTCCACCTTCCTTTGTATCTAGTGCTCCTTTTAGAGGGGATTTTTTCTCATAGGATTTTATCCTTTACTTTATTTATAAGACACTTTtattttgtacatgagtacctcaGTGATAATAACCCAACCCAAATATAATGCAAAAAAAATGGTATTTAGGGAAAATATTATTTAAACCCCTTCTATAGCtattatttaaattagattttaatACTTTATCCAgttgtaaaatatatatttaatttacctTCCATAGTTTATACATTAACCACTAGAATAACCTTAATGATTGTTTTAAACAATTAAACATCAAGTTTAATTATTTTAATCTCAATATAGCCAAACCCAAAAGTTCCTACATGATTTAACAAACAATGATTACCCAAATTATAAATTAGGTccataatagaaaataaattatagacttaatttatattaaataaaacTAAGATTCAATACAAAACCCTACAACAACAATGGTCATGGCCTCTAAATATAATTATTAACCCTTAAATTAAATATGTGTGTGTGATATGTTATAATACACAACATGTATAACATAGTAGTACATC contains the following coding sequences:
- the LOC131049974 gene encoding heavy metal-associated isoprenylated plant protein 39: MKKMVLKVTIEDEKRKRKALKVVAEVEGVDSVAVEMKDNKITVIGEADPVSVAGRLRKFGFGNAELLSVGPAKEEKKEEKKDEKKDEKKPETPKVVYVYPPYNNGYSYVSAENPNACTIS